Within the Burkholderiales bacterium genome, the region GGAGGTGAAGGCGCTGGGTCTGGAGACGTGTCTGACCGCCGGCATGCTGCGTGAGGGACAGGCGGAAAAACTTCGGGAGGCGGGGCTCGACTACTACAACCACAACCTCGACACCGCGCCGGAATTCTATGGCCGCATCATCAGCACCCGCGACTACCAGGATCGGCTCGACACCCTGGAGCGGGTGCGGCGAGCGGGACTGAAGGTGTGTTCCGGCGGCATCGTCGGCATGGGGGAATCGCGGCGGGAACGCGCAGGCCTCATCGCCCAACTGGCGAACCTCGAGCCGCAGCCGGAGTCGGTGCCCATCAACCTTCTGGTCCAGGTGGAAGGCACGCCTCTTTATGGCACCGAACCCCTCGATCCCCTGGAATTCGTGCGCACCATCGCGGTGACCCGCATTGCCCTGCCCAAAAGTTACGTGCGGCTTTCTGCGGGCCGGCAGCAGATGTCGGAGGCCGTCCAGGCCCTGTGTTTCCTCGCCGGGGCGAATTCCATCTTCTACGGCGACAAGCTCCTCACCACGGGCAACCCGGAGGTGGAGCGGGACCGGGCGCTCCTCGCCAAGCTGGGCATGCGTCCCCTGGCGCAGGCCTAGGCCGACGTTCCAGGGCTTTCGTCAGAGGCAGGTTCCGGCGATGGTCTTTTCCGCCCTCACC harbors:
- the bioB gene encoding biotin synthase BioB: MNDISEPVRESVTVEELEALFALPFADLLYRAQSVHRAHFDPNVVQLSTLLSIKTGGCPEDCAYCPQSVRHATAVVNEPLLDLEAVLAAARAAKANGATRFCMGAAWRGPKDRDLEPVLEMVREVKALGLETCLTAGMLREGQAEKLREAGLDYYNHNLDTAPEFYGRIISTRDYQDRLDTLERVRRAGLKVCSGGIVGMGESRRERAGLIAQLANLEPQPESVPINLLVQVEGTPLYGTEPLDPLEFVRTIAVTRIALPKSYVRLSAGRQQMSEAVQALCFLAGANSIFYGDKLLTTGNPEVERDRALLAKLGMRPLAQA